The Pseudomonas sp. SCA2728.1_7 DNA segment CGACAGACAAATCCTCAATCCCCGCAGTGCAATAAACGCATCCAGGCACATCTGTTTAAAGACACCCGGTGTTACGGCTCCCTAGCCTACAAATCCTTGCGCCGCTGCCTACGCATGCACCAGAATCCGCCGGCTTGTGCGCCTTGGGCATGCTGCGTAACTTGATTCCGTCACTGATTTCCAGTGATCGGGTTTAGCAGCCTGTGGTTAATCTAAGGGTGCACATACATCATCGTCAGGCTCAGCGCCTGCATTCGATGGCGGCTGTGCGCAGGGCGCTTCGGCGCGCCGGCTTCCTTAGGTTCCCCGGTCTGCTAACCTGCGTTCAGCTGCCACCCCTTCTTTTAGCAGAGAAGTGGTTCCAGCTTTATTTCGGAACCTGAAGATGATTAAACCTACGCCTAACCCCCCGCTCGCAGATCCCGCATCCCCCTACGAATCCCCCGATTCGAAGAAATTCCACGAAGCCGCCGAACGCGCCCTCGACCATTACCTCGGCCCGACCAACGCCGACCTGATGGCCACGCCTTACACCCCCAACACGCTGTACATGGCCAATCCCAATGCCGACACCGAATCCCTGCTGGCCGACGCCAGTGAAACCCTCGGCTCGGCTACGGTAATGCTCAACAACCATGCGGCAATGGTGGAAGGTACGCACCGCAAGACTGTGCAAGGAATTGCGCAGGTGGTGATGGTGGCGGAGATGGCCGTCAATCGTTTGTTGGATAGGTTGGTGCCGACGGAGTGACTTAAAAGCTGACCCT contains these protein-coding regions:
- a CDS encoding DUF6124 family protein, with translation MIKPTPNPPLADPASPYESPDSKKFHEAAERALDHYLGPTNADLMATPYTPNTLYMANPNADTESLLADASETLGSATVMLNNHAAMVEGTHRKTVQGIAQVVMVAEMAVNRLLDRLVPTE